The DNA region CACTCAGTTCCATCATCTGTCTATGGAAATATAGaggacttccacattactggtagtacaaaggctctgtaaaagcaaaagGGCTCCTccctcccaaaagaaatccagggaattctgcgctcccaaatccaaatgcccccctccattTTGAGCACAACAgcgtacctaaaccacatttagcatccacatgtttggcattactgtagaAATGAGAGCTCGCCTAAATTACGGGTCCATGTCTAAAGAAGCATGAGCTaggcacaatgtactggtcactatgatgtactggtcactacaatggcagtttggcaaaatcgggtcacttgagggggaattctgctcttctagcacttatgggctctgtaaatggagtctgcaaactattttagAAAAATCTACTCTCCAGGAGGCAAACAGCTATCCATCCCTTTCGAGTCTCGCcgggtggctaagcagtactgtacagcgacatatggggtattaccacattcagcagaaattgtggaacaaattctggtgccatttttacccattttgtagtgtgaaaatgtaaaatctggagctaaaactaaattttggctgaaaaaatgtaattatttttttctgtaaaaccAATAtaaaaatggtataaaattctgtgacccacctgtggtgtcaatatgatcactgcacccctagattaattaattaaaaggtgtaatttgtaaaatggggtctccaattgggggtctgctgttctggcaccttaggggctctgccaatgtgacatggcaccctcaaaccagtccagcaaaatctgaactccaatatagcaCTTCTTCCATTCAGAGCTGTGCACTGTcctgaaaagtagttttcaaccacatatggggtatcggcatactcagcagaaattgcacaacaaaattgcgGGTCCATTTtcgcctgctatccttgtgaaaatgaaaaaattggggttaaaacaacatttttgggtgaaaaatattttgtttcttcatttccacagatcaacgttgtaaaattatgtgaagcacttgtgggttcaaggtgctcacgacacatctagatagattccatgaggggtctagtttccataatggggtcacttgtgggggttttccactgtttaggcacatcacaggctctccaattgcgacatgagaCTGGCAGATAATTCCATCAAAatttgcattccaaaatgtcacttctacttttctgagccctgtcgtgtgcccaaacagtttacccccacatatggggtatctgcataatcaggaacaattgcacaacaaattttggtgtcaatttttttctcctgttaccttgtgagAATAAAACATTTGGCACCAAAAGAAattacattattttatttttatggctcatcaTTAAGAATTTCTCTGAAGCatcttggggttcaaggtgctcagcacatatctagataagttccctgaggggtctagtttccaattcttcctgttacccttgtgaaaatgcaaagtttggggctaaaaaacatttttgtggggaaaatgtgattttcatattttcaaggctcaacgttacaaacttctgtgaagcatcatgGTGCTTAGCACACACttggataagttccctgaggggtttagtttcaaaatggtgtctcttgtgagccgtttccactgtttaggcacatcagggtctctccaaaagcaacattgcctctgctaattattccagcaaattttacattcaaaaagctaAGTGgctcttcttcctttctgagccctgctctgCACCAAAACAAtacttttcccccacatatggggtatcggcatactcaggagaatttgcataacaaattttggggtccattttttcctgctattcttgcaaaaataaaaaaaaagggtctaaagtaaaatttttgttaaagttaatgttaattttttccttccacatttcattaattcctgtgaagcacctgaagggttaataaatgttatgaatgtggttttgaacaaccTTGAggagtacagtttttagaatggtgtcacttttgggtattttctgtcatgtagaccccttaaagtcacttcaaatgtgatgtgattgataaaaaaaatggttttgtaaattttgttggaaaaatgagaaatcgctggtcaatttttaacccttataacatcctaacaaaaaatatatgtttcaaaaattttaaagtagacatgtgggaattgttatttattgactattttgtgtgacatagctctctgatttaagggtataaaaattaaaggTTTAAAAATTTCTAAAtattcaaaattttcacaaaattttagttttttcaaaaataaatgaaAGTCATGTCAAAAAATGTTTActactaacgtgaagtacaatatttcatgagaaaaccatgtcagaatcattgggatccgttgaagcgctccagagttatgacctcataaagtgacagtggtcagaattgtaaaatttgatctGGTCAGGAATGTGAAAACAGGTTTTGGGGTGAAGGGGATAAATAAAGAAGAATAAACGGTTAACTTTTCAGTCCTTATggtacagcagatcagatgtgtcTTCATCAGCTGTATGCAGCTTAGAGATAAAGTACTTTTTCTTGGCCATCTATAAAAACACCTGTTTATAGTATACATGAATTATGACAGATACACTTTATTTAAACCATTTAATTTCACTGTTCATTCCATAACACAATTCACATTCTTACATTTATGAAAAGTTGCATCTCTGTGTAATAGGACATGTGTTATCTGTAAACTAATTTCTTGCCTGTTTTATAAGTATCTATCTCACATGGCACAATTTCTATTTCAGGCTAACAGTTGTACATATTGCCTGTATATAGATAAATTTACTTATTCTTGTACTAGTGTCAACGTTTAGCACGGCCTGTAGGGGCCTTATAGTAGAGTGATGGTTCTTCCACTTACTACACTGTAATCTGCAGTTAACAGCCCTTGGTCAAAGCTTATAAATAATACATAGATTGCTTTTATGTACTGTACACAATACAATATTTTTGGACATATTTTTTGgccccattttttatttattccatATTATTCTTCTAAAACCTCACTCACGTGACTGGTTTGTTACATGTTTTTGGCGTTGTTTGCTGTCTCTGTTTTGCACCCTGACATTTTTTTCCATGACACCctccaaatttaatttttttttttactgaccaatGGTCCAGATAAAAAAGGATAATGTCCTAATTTTATCTGATTTGCCAACCTAAAAAATGGACTGCACACAGAAGACATCCAAATTGGATCTCTCTGCTGTCCATTTTTAACTCACCAATACTAGGAGAAACTTTGGAATATTCCATACGTTTTTTTCCCCATATTAGAGAAATGGATAGTTAAAATGGACACACAAACTGAGAACTTAGTGAAAAAAAGGACATGTAAGTTTGATCGAACAGTGGTATTTTAGGTATAGGACTCTGCATGTAGCTCTGTGGCTCCTAATTTGACCAATGAGATTGACTTTCTTCTCCATTATTTGTTGCCTTCATCAGATGGTAAATCCGCACTGGGTCATCGTGAATCAGCTCTTCTTCAGCTCTACATTCTGCTGTAAGCTGCTCACTGTTCAGGTAAATACTGGATCTAGATAAGATGTCAACATTTGCTCTGTCCATCTCTTTAAAACTCCGGATActctttggttttgcttttttcTTTCGATTTTTACCAGGTCTTTTTGGATTGAGATCAAGATCCGCATAGCACATCTGTTCCTCTGGATTCACCTGCTAAAAAATAAACAGCACATTAAATGACACAGAATATTTTTATGGCTTGTCCAGccacaaaataaaacatttttgaaaacctCCCCAAATTCTGTAAGACAATAATAAATAATACTCATATTGCTTATTCCCCAATGCTCCTGTTTAACACTACAGAGGCCCAGTGTTGGACTGAAGTGCCAAGTGCCCATCAGTAATATTGACTCTGATGGCCCACTGTTCAACTACATTCAAATACTACATTACTttaattcacaaatttacctatgtaAGAATAAGTTGGGTAGTTTGTTAAATAAATGACGAGATCCTGTCATCATACACAGTGAACTGAGCGTATTGAGCCAACTACTGCTCATGTAGGCGGCCCACTCCTGCACTGGGGCCTGCCTGGGTATTCACGTGTTCCTCTGTGAGTGAGTCTGAGCCTTCTCAGGCCCCCTGCCTTCTCTTCCAGAAAGTAGAGGCAGAAACCAGCTCTGCCTGTCCTTCTCAATCCAGATGTAAATGTGACTGTCTTCTAGTAAGAGCACCCATGTCTTCTTCGCACAGCCTGCTGTGATACATTTAACAGCTCCATGGCAGAGAGAAAAGGTAAACTGGTGAGAACGGGAACTGACAGTACAACAGAACAGTACTACAGTACTTTTAAATGAATTTGTTTTTCCAATCAGAGCTCCTAGTCAGTACACCCGTTTCAGACAAGCATAATACATATAATAATATAGGCACAAATCCGGGTCCAACCTGACAGGAATGTATTACAATGCTAGTTCAGGTCATAAAATCTATAGTCAAACCATGATTGTGTAAAACTGATTTTAACTTCAGTTTATTCATTTACATGAGCATAACACATGCTCATGTGAATTTGGCATAATTTTTGCAAAATTGTAACAGAAACACTGAGCAGAGGAGTTAACACACACTGAAAACAAGGAGGGCAATTTAATACTCTTTTGTCTGAATTTTCCTTATAAAGAAAAATCATAaaaccaaggcttgtgtgtcaAAGAAAGTGTGCCGAATGGGTTCTGAGTCTGAGATAGacaaccattttttttctttgttttatgaAAAGACGAAAGAAAAATCTCCACAATCCAACAATTTAAACACAACTGTCTATCTCAACTCTCACAGTCAAAAAATAGACTTGGGGTAAATTGAACTAGACTCACAGAGAAAATccccaagaaaaatgaaaaaatatctttaaaattattctttattattatttgttaaaaCCATAGTGTGCACCCACCAAcaccatcaccaatagatgcaagcgtactaTAGGAGAGGCCGGGTTAGTGCCAAACCCTACGCTTTCTCAGTgctccctacctgcctgcggaggttggcaccctattttttctgcgccgtggcgcccccgctcctcgtcggctggcCCTGCTATCCCTATAGTGCCCTCATGGGATCAAGGGAGAAATCTCATATATACAATCAATTAAATATGGATAGCTTGAGAGGACATGAATATGTCAGTCAAATATCTAACTAAATCTAAGGGTCTCAACTGACTTGGTAGTCTGTGTCCCTTATTTCTCAAAATTCTTTATATTTTTATTAGGCCAAACAATGTAACAACAGGTAGAGATGCTACCAAGAGAATGAAAATGCGTATATGATCTTGGTCTAGCTATACATGTATTACGGTCACCAGGTACTGTTGTGACAATAGGGAGAATGTATTTGCTGTAGTGTCAAACATAACCCATACAGCCCTACAGAAATCAGGCTACAGCCCAAATTTGAACAATAGACATAAAATTAACCATATATCATCCCCACATATTTGTTTGTTTCAACCCCCGTGCTGACCAGATCACTAAAATACTTCCTATCTTATACagaaataattaattaaataaatgtatatatacatCCCTTTActactcaacgcgtttctccccttctaatgaaaagaggttcatcaggagtgtatccagataacaaagggttacttagcttgcatATGATATCAGCATATCAGCATGGTAGACGgctgcaccaccgggccggtcCCCTCATAGCGCTACTAAGATGAGGGgaccggcccggtggtgcagcCGTCTACCATGCTGATATGCTGATATCATatgcaagctaagtaaccctttgttatctggatacactcctgatgaacctcttttcattagaaggggagaaacgcgttgagtagTAAAGGGatgtatatatacatttatttaattaattatttctGTATAAGATAGGAAGTATTTTAGTGATCTGGTCAGCACGGGGGTTGAAACAAACAAATATGTGGGGATGATATATGGTTAATTTTATGTCTATTGTTCAAATTTGGGCTGTAGCCTGATTTCTGTAGGGCTGTATGGGTTATGTTTGACACTACAGCAAATACATTCTCCCTATTGTCACAACAGTACCTGGTGACCGTAATACATGTATAGCTAGACCAAGATCATATACGCATTTTCATTCTCTTGGTAGCATCTCTACCTGTTGTTACATTGTTTGGCCTAATAAAAATATAAAGAATTTTGAGAAATAAGGGACACAGACTACCAAGTCAGTTGAGACCCTTAGATTTAGTTAGATATTTGACTGACATATTCATGTCCTCTCAAGCTATCCATATTTAATTGATTGTATATATGAGATTTCTCCCTTGATCCCATGAGGGCACTATAGGGATAGCAGGgccagccgacgaggagcgggggcgccacggcgcagaaaaaatagggtgccaacctccgcaggcaggtagggagcACTGAGAAAGCGTAGGGTTTGGCACTAACCCGGCCTCTCCTAtagtacgcttgcatctattggtgatggtgTTGGTGGGTGCACACTATGGttttaacaaataataataaagaataattttAAAGATACAACTGTCTATCTCACACAGtgtcttgtaaaataaaaaaatatacacagTATATTTGCACATTATGTTTGATATGCACATTTGTTTTTGGACACTTTGTTTTTGCATTAGTCCAATATTATACTCATACACTTCCCCACACCGAATACGGCTATTGGATGCCATCCATTTTCTCATAGCCAGATAGGTTGAGGTCTGTCACTTGGACATTACTAAACGTCCGTTTTGAAGGAGCGACCAATGGCTTGAAAATATATAAAGGCAGACCAAAGTAAATGATGCACACTGAATGATCTATACTGCATCACACAGtgcacataaggctactttcacacttccgtctttttgccaccgtcgcaatccgtcgttatggcaaaaaaacggatgctgcaaatgtgcccgcaggatccgttttttgccatacactttaatggatgacggattgcgacggatggccacacgtcgcatccgtcgtgagacggatgcgtcgtgttttagcggtccgtcgtgacaaaaaacgttcaatgtaatgtttttttgtgcgacgggtccgccatttccgaccgcgcatgtgcggccggaactccgccccctcctccccggacatcacaatgggcagtggatgcgtttgtaaaactgcatccgctgcccacgttgtgctaaatttagcacaacgtccggcgGTACGACAGCTTGCGACGGCCCCATactgacggatgtgtgaaagtagcctaagctgccaTGGTTCTCAGCAGcgcaagtcctgtttacacaggataatgCACGGCCGAGAATGATGATCTCTTGCCCTgcacaaaagataatttcacccaTTGAACAATCATTTTGATCATTCATCAGGTTATTTGAAGTTTGACTAAGCGGCAAGATAATCGTGAAATGAGCGTCTTTAAAAACGCTCGTTTGCAATTATCTTGTAGTGTAAATACCCCTTAAGGCTGTATTTGCATTGAATAACTCAATAGGAATTCAATACACTCCTGCAGAGAACTCAAAGAGTGTTAAACATGTATTTTCTGGGCAATTAGATGATTTGCAGGATGCGGTTCATGGAGAATTCAttcgctgcaaatcaaatttttggggaCAATTCAGCGAAGCTGAGCATAtatagtgctcagcataaatgagtacaccgcaacagatttgtcagaaaatctttagtttcctttcagaatcaacattttctatgggaGACCATACTGCGAAATACTGCCATAAATGTGGGCCAATTTTTCTAAACAAGTTTTGTTATTTTGTACACCCAAAAAAGTATTTTTTCTAACAAATTCATTCAAGACTATGTTGCAAAAATAAGTACACTGCAAAGAAAGTCTTAGGAACAAAGATAAAGTTTAGACTACAGGATTCCAATTAACAAGAATTTAATAATAGGTAAGTTTAATTATTCATTAGACAGGTGTCCAACAGACATAAAAGTGTATTACCTAACAAGGAAAACCCCTTCTCATCTCATTTTGTCAGTAATAACACCACattgaagagaaatgtcacaagacccgagaaataaaataatttctttacacaagaaagTTGAAGGCTTCAAGAATATCAACAAAGCCTTTGTTGCGCTTGGACTGTTTAGCGCAAGTATGGATTGTGGTGCCACTGTGCTGTGGaacaaggagagcctggagggggcaTGACTAAGTGCCTCCCCAAGACTTACCCCGGATGCATGGCAACTGACAGTGCCATGAACCAAGGAGAGCTCGAGGAGGCGTGACCAGGTAATACACCAGAATTGACCTCGGTCACATGGCAGCTGCCCATCAACGAGATATGAAGGTTTGGCGGACTCGACAGTTATACAGGCAGGCAGGTGTAGGACCCAGTTCAGACAGGATGGACAGGAACAGCTTCAGGAAGAACTGGGTATCAGGCAAGGGGGTATTGGACCATAACTGCAGACAGACAAGGAACTGCAGATGCGGACAGGCAGTGAACCACAGGTTCCCACAGGACAGACTGGAGCAGGTTCACATAGAATAGACTGGGTCAGGTAAGGACAAGTGCGCACAGGACACACAGGTCCAAGTTTACACAAGACCAATACAAGGACAGATACACACAGGACAGCCAGAGCCAGACTCACACAAGGTGCTTACAGTGACGTAGCAAGAGTACCTGCAAACCACAAATGTTGTACAGAAGCAACATATAAGAGATAGGTACTAGTTCAAATTATGCAGGTTAGACataggtactggttcagacactACAGTTATTAAAGATAGGTACAGGTTTAGACAATGCAGGTTTTAGAGATAGGTACAGATTCAGACACAGGGAATTTAGGAAAAGATCCAGACTTAGATGCAAACAGGTTCAGGGATTGGTCTTAATGCTAACAAGGACAGGCACAGGTACAGATTTAGGGTTCAGGCCTGTGTATTCAGCCCCAGGGTGGCAGGAACTGGAAAGGACACACTAAAAGAGAATGCTGTTCAGGCTCCTCCCAACAGGTGAAGGTGTCTTAAGTACCAAATACCTCTCAGCAATAGGCTGGATATACATTAGGAGTGTACGCACTGCCTTTTTAAGAATTAGGAAGTTCCCGCGAGTGCGCCCTAAGCATGTAGCAAGCAGAGGACCATGAGCTCACTGCAAGGCCTGGGGTGGAGAGTATATCAGTGTCCCTGCATGGTGTCGGGAAGCCATGCAGGGATGCAGACAGTGGTGTTACAGTAACCCCCTTACGCCTCTTCCTTCCTAAAACTGTTCCTGTCCGACCAGTCTGAACTGAGTCCTATCTATTCCTGCATTAGATTCGTACCTGCCACTGACCCAGTGCTTCCTGAAACTGTTCCAATCTGTCGATTCTGAACTGAGCCCTATGCGTTCCTGTAGTCCAGTTGTTCCTGCCAGTGACAGTCTTTCCTGAAACTGTTCTCTGGAGTCTCTAGTCTAGTCAAAGGTTtgggacagtttcattagaccCTCCCAGTGCCAAAGCTGTGATGCATGGGGTACTCTGACAAAGAGGGAAACGTTAttcaagatggtgaaggagtaccttgccgaccataccagcatcctccgtgattcctctgtgtagaacacctattgggtatccaagctgaaaatgtggcatgaactgtccctctacaCCTTTCAGGTGCTGGGCTACTTTCCTTCACAAAATTTGTGGTGCATCTTGTGTTCTGGTTACATTCATCAAAATACTGTAAATCTCTTCCATGGTCCACAACATGATAGCTTCTTTCCATTAGTTCATTTAGAAATTCTGTCTCTTTGTATAATATTTTTAAAATTGTCAAAAAATTGTTCTTAGGCCCTCTTTTACATCTTACAGGTTGTATTGCAATCCCTCCTTTAAATTTTGGCTATGCCTTATTGGCAGTTCTCGCATTGTCCtcataggctttgtgagtttcagagtccatccttcataaattaaactgaatgtgtctgaccatgtcacacaccacatgcccagataaggtgGTAAAATGTTAACATTAAATTTACCattgaatgtttttttcaccattgaaagcaatgtgaaagtgcaaaaatgcagcaaaaaagctacgtgtgaacatagcctaagggatgGAGGagccatttttttctcttatttgttctgccttatatgcaagtcattatacaaaaaagaatgtttcctaacattttatcCTATAAAATCCATtgtcgccaacttgttcattccatgtctagaagacttaaagggaacctgttacccccaaaatcgatgatgagctaagcccaccagcatcaggggcttctctacagcattctggaatgctgtagataagcccccgatgtatcctgaaaatgaggttagattatt from Ranitomeya variabilis isolate aRanVar5 chromosome 3, aRanVar5.hap1, whole genome shotgun sequence includes:
- the TRAT1 gene encoding T-cell receptor-associated transmembrane adapter 1 isoform X3; this encodes MINIAHCAIKRKKVKVLKYSSQGTISFDQQYIENNPIYGNLNLPILVQNNDECCYETMANHHERNIEENQQVNPEEQMCYADLDLNPKRPGKNRKKKAKPKSIRSFKEMDRANVDILSRSSIYLNSEQLTAECRAEEELIHDDPVRIYHLMKATNNGEESQSHWSN
- the TRAT1 gene encoding T-cell receptor-associated transmembrane adapter 1 isoform X2, which codes for MSDLKECYLPLLVPLVIVSLAFVISLMINIAHCAIKRKKVKVLKYSSQGTISFDQQYIENNPIYGNLNLPILVQNNDECCYETMANHHERNIEENQQVNPEEQMCYADLDLNPKRPGKNRKKKAKPKSIRSFKEMDRANVDILSRSSIYLNSEQLTAECRAEEELIHDDPVRIYHLMKATNNGEESQSHWSN